A genome region from Candidatus Omnitrophota bacterium includes the following:
- a CDS encoding discoidin domain-containing protein, giving the protein VDVIDISKKNIVARYVRMYGRKRSTEWGYSLFEFEVYLNLSPNVATGKEVFASSGSEGYAVEKAVDGYMGTRWGSEYSDPQWIYVNLEAKYKIDAIDIMWEYAYGSDYIIQRSDDAKNWIDVCEIKDNNRVENHIYFEKPFIAQYVRLYGKKRATDWGYSIWELNIHGIKE; this is encoded by the coding sequence CGTCGATGTGATAGATATAAGCAAAAAGAATATCGTGGCCAGGTACGTACGCATGTACGGCAGGAAAAGAAGTACGGAATGGGGATATTCTCTTTTCGAATTCGAAGTCTATCTGAACCTGTCTCCGAATGTTGCCACGGGTAAGGAAGTATTTGCCTCTTCCGGCTCCGAAGGTTATGCCGTGGAAAAAGCCGTTGACGGTTATATGGGAACAAGGTGGGGGAGCGAGTATTCCGATCCGCAGTGGATCTATGTAAATCTGGAAGCGAAATATAAGATCGACGCTATTGACATAATGTGGGAATATGCTTATGGAAGCGATTATATTATCCAAAGGTCAGATGATGCCAAAAACTGGATTGATGTCTGCGAGATAAAAGATAATAACAGAGTCGAAAACCATATCTATTTTGAAAAACCCTTCATAGCGCAATATGTGAGGCTCTACGGCAAAAAGAGGGCTACAGACTGGGGCTATTCCATCTGGGAGCTCAATATCCACGGCATAAAAGAATAA